A single window of Flavobacterium aestivum DNA harbors:
- a CDS encoding gliding motility lipoprotein GldH: MRIKNSVLLLLVTVLLFSCDKKRVFDEYKSLGSAWNKDSIVTFDLPVLDSTKRYDLFVNLRDNNNYKYNNIFLIVSLESANGYTKVDTLEYQMANPDGTLLGDGFTDLKESKLYYKENVRFRGKYKVHIKQAVRETGKVPGVALLDGITEVGFRIEKKE; encoded by the coding sequence ATGAGAATAAAGAATAGTGTTCTACTCCTCTTAGTAACTGTACTCCTTTTTTCGTGTGATAAAAAAAGAGTTTTTGACGAGTACAAGTCTCTTGGTAGTGCTTGGAATAAAGATAGCATCGTAACATTTGATTTACCCGTTTTGGACTCAACAAAAAGGTATGATTTATTCGTAAACCTGAGAGATAACAACAATTATAAATATAATAATATCTTTCTAATTGTATCTTTGGAAAGTGCAAATGGCTACACAAAAGTAGATACTTTGGAATACCAAATGGCCAATCCAGATGGGACATTATTAGGCGACGGATTTACAGATCTAAAAGAGAGCAAACTGTATTACAAAGAGAATGTAAGGTTTAGAGGAAAATACAAAGTGCACATCAAACAAGCGGTGAGAGAAACCGGAAAAGTTCCAGGCGTTGCCCTTTTAGACGGAATCACAGAAGTAGGTTTTAGAATAGAAAAAAAAGAATAG
- a CDS encoding PSP1 domain-containing protein, with protein MACTSCSTSDGGAPKGCKNNGTCGTDSCNKLTVFDWLSNMSLPTGEAPFDCVEVRFKNGRKEFYRNTEKLTLSIGDIVATVASPGHDIGIVTLTGELVKIQMKKKGVNYSSNDVPKVYRRATQKDIDIWSAARDKEEPMKVRARELAIAQKLEMKISDIEFQGDGSKATFYYTANDRVDFRLLIKDFAKEFGTRVEMKQVGFRQEAARLGGIGSCGRELCCSTWLTDFRSVNTSAARYQQLSLNPQKLAGQCGKLKCCLNYELDTYMDALKDFPEFDTKLITEKGDAVCQKQDIFKGLMWFAYTNNFANWHILKIDQVKEIIAENKLKNKVSSIEDYAIEVVVEPEKNFNNAMGQESLTRFDQPKRKKKPNKKPRVASENVAGANKSNDQKNNPVSKENNPNKENNPNKENPNKGNRNNRNKNNNRNKSNNNRSATNENKSEQPRKPIIIKKNENKE; from the coding sequence ATGGCATGTACAAGTTGTTCAACCTCAGATGGTGGTGCACCAAAGGGTTGTAAAAATAATGGGACTTGCGGCACCGATAGCTGCAATAAATTGACGGTTTTTGATTGGCTTTCTAATATGAGTTTGCCTACTGGGGAAGCTCCTTTTGACTGTGTTGAAGTTCGTTTTAAAAATGGAAGAAAAGAATTTTACCGCAATACTGAAAAATTAACTTTAAGCATAGGGGATATTGTGGCAACAGTTGCCTCACCCGGACACGATATAGGAATTGTTACACTTACAGGAGAATTGGTAAAAATTCAAATGAAGAAAAAAGGGGTTAATTATTCAAGTAATGATGTCCCAAAAGTATATCGAAGAGCCACTCAAAAAGATATTGATATTTGGTCTGCAGCAAGAGACAAAGAGGAGCCTATGAAGGTAAGAGCTCGTGAACTTGCTATTGCCCAAAAACTGGAAATGAAAATTTCGGATATCGAATTTCAAGGAGACGGATCAAAAGCAACGTTTTACTACACAGCAAATGATAGAGTTGACTTTAGATTATTGATTAAAGATTTTGCCAAGGAATTTGGTACCAGAGTAGAGATGAAACAAGTAGGTTTCCGTCAAGAAGCAGCCCGTTTAGGAGGTATTGGATCTTGCGGAAGAGAATTGTGTTGTTCTACTTGGTTAACTGATTTTAGAAGTGTAAACACCTCGGCAGCACGTTATCAACAATTGTCTTTAAATCCACAAAAACTAGCAGGTCAATGCGGTAAGTTGAAGTGTTGTTTGAATTACGAATTGGACACTTACATGGATGCTTTAAAAGATTTTCCAGAGTTTGATACCAAATTAATTACCGAAAAAGGTGATGCCGTATGCCAAAAACAAGACATTTTCAAAGGATTAATGTGGTTTGCTTACACTAATAATTTTGCTAATTGGCATATCTTGAAAATTGATCAAGTCAAAGAAATAATTGCGGAGAACAAGCTAAAAAATAAAGTTTCTTCAATAGAGGATTATGCTATCGAAGTGGTTGTTGAACCGGAGAAAAATTTCAACAATGCGATGGGTCAGGAAAGTTTAACGCGTTTCGATCAACCAAAAAGAAAGAAAAAGCCAAACAAAAAACCTAGAGTTGCGAGTGAAAATGTGGCAGGAGCCAATAAGTCAAATGATCAAAAAAACAATCCTGTTAGCAAAGAAAATAATCCAAATAAAGAGAATAATCCTAACAAAGAGAATCCAAACAAAGGAAATCGCAATAATAGGAACAAAAATAACAATCGTAACAAATCTAATAACAACCGGTCGGCTACAAACGAGAATAAATCTGAACAACCTAGAAAACCTATAATTATTAAAAAGAATGAGAATAAAGAATAG
- a CDS encoding peptidase U32 family protein: MTTNNKIELMAPAGNFESLQAGLDNGADSVYFGVEQLNMRARATVNFTMDDLPEIARRCEIKNVRSYLTLNTIIYDHDLSVVKTLLNKAKEANITAVIASDQAVIAMARGIGMEVHISTQLNVTNIETIKFYSLFADTMVLSRELSLRQVKKITEQIEKEQIKGPNGNLVEIEIFGHGALCMAVSGKCYLSLHSHNSSANRGACKQNCRKKYTVIDQETGFEIELDNEYMMSPKDLCTLDFLDQVIDSGIQVLKIEGRGRAPEYVGTVIKTYREAIDSYYEGTFTKEKIAVWMEVLNTVYNRGFWAGYYLGQELGEWSDVSGSMATQKKVYVGKGTHFFPKAEIGQFKIEAYDIKIGDKILVTGPSTGAQEMVIEEMYVNDAVAEKATKGDDCTFKLPFRIRMSDKLYKIVEA, encoded by the coding sequence ATGACAACAAATAATAAAATCGAACTCATGGCTCCCGCTGGGAACTTTGAGTCGCTTCAGGCTGGATTAGATAATGGTGCCGATTCGGTTTACTTTGGAGTAGAACAATTGAACATGCGCGCCCGCGCAACGGTCAATTTCACCATGGATGATTTACCAGAAATAGCCCGTCGTTGCGAAATCAAAAACGTTAGAAGTTATTTAACGTTGAACACTATCATTTACGACCATGACTTATCGGTGGTAAAAACGTTGCTGAACAAAGCCAAAGAAGCTAACATCACTGCCGTGATTGCCTCAGACCAAGCCGTAATTGCAATGGCAAGAGGAATTGGGATGGAAGTTCATATTTCGACCCAGTTGAACGTTACCAACATCGAAACCATAAAATTCTATAGTCTTTTTGCTGACACTATGGTTTTGAGTCGTGAGTTGAGTTTACGCCAAGTAAAAAAAATCACGGAACAAATAGAAAAAGAGCAAATCAAGGGACCTAACGGTAATTTGGTAGAAATCGAAATCTTTGGTCACGGAGCTTTATGTATGGCGGTTTCAGGAAAATGCTATTTGAGTTTACATTCACATAATTCATCGGCAAATCGTGGTGCTTGCAAACAAAATTGCCGTAAAAAATATACTGTTATAGATCAGGAAACTGGTTTTGAAATCGAATTAGACAATGAATACATGATGTCTCCAAAAGATTTATGTACGCTTGATTTTCTAGACCAGGTGATTGATTCAGGTATTCAAGTCCTTAAAATTGAAGGTCGAGGCCGTGCTCCGGAATATGTGGGCACAGTAATCAAAACCTATCGTGAAGCGATTGATAGCTATTATGAAGGGACTTTCACCAAAGAAAAAATTGCAGTTTGGATGGAAGTGTTGAATACTGTTTACAATCGTGGTTTTTGGGCGGGTTATTATCTTGGGCAAGAATTGGGAGAGTGGAGTGATGTTTCAGGGTCGATGGCAACTCAGAAAAAAGTATATGTTGGGAAAGGAACCCATTTTTTCCCAAAAGCTGAAATAGGTCAATTTAAAATCGAAGCCTACGATATCAAAATTGGAGATAAAATATTGGTAACCGGCCCAAGCACAGGAGCACAGGAAATGGTTATTGAAGAAATGTACGTAAATGATGCCGTGGCGGAAAAAGCTACCAAAGGAGATGATTGTACTTTTAAATTGCCATTCAGAATCCGAATGTCTGACAAGTTATACAAAATAGTAGAAGCCTAA
- a CDS encoding ferredoxin, with protein sequence MVIVTLQRDKCIGCNYCVEMAPVQFQMSKKDGKSVLIKSVNAKGFYTLKSPDHSITESCELAAKACPVKIITVKET encoded by the coding sequence ATGGTCATTGTAACGCTACAAAGAGACAAATGTATTGGGTGCAATTATTGTGTAGAAATGGCACCGGTTCAATTCCAAATGTCTAAAAAAGACGGAAAATCGGTTTTGATTAAAAGCGTGAATGCCAAAGGTTTTTACACTTTGAAATCACCCGATCACAGCATAACCGAAAGTTGTGAACTGGCAGCAAAGGCCTGTCCGGTGAAAATTATTACAGTGAAGGAAACTTAG
- a CDS encoding arylsulfatase — MNEKSLLSVVVAVLFYCTGYGQVPFNGVVKLDVRESTADWKPFIRKKAPEEAPNILFILYDDTGLAAWSPYGGRINMPTMDKLAADGLTYTQWHTVALCSPTRSCINTGRNHNLNGMGSITEASNGFPGYSCQLPPQAATMAQILNDNGWSTFWLGKDHNVPETDLSAGGNKSQWPLQQGYDRFYGFIGGETNQWYPDLTEDNHAIEQPYGPEKGYHLSKDLADQAIRMISDQKSANPSKPWFMWFCPGANHAPHQAPKDYIAKYKGKFDDGYDAYRKWVLPRMIQKGILPAGTKLTDFNPMPKDQENTADFVRPWNTLSADEKKLFSRLCEVYAAFSEYTDVQIGRIIDHLKATGQYDNTVILYASDNGASGEGTPNGSVNENKFFNGFPDDLAENMKLIDELGGPNTYEHYPTGWAAALSTPFKMFKRYSNYAGGTECPLTITWPKGIKARGEVRNQYHHAVDIVPTILDICGVEMPKVYRGVEQYPLSGVSMRYSFDAKPDGATQKKVQYYTMLGTRAIWQDGWKAVAVHSPLSDKGKFDQDKWELYHTDVDRSEFVDLAKKNPEKLEALKKLYMEEALKNNALPLDDRDAKTLFLIERPTEEEARESYSYYPHTSAVPEAVAVSIRGKSFKIVTNVEITDANASGVIFAHGSRFGGHTLFIKDHKLYYVYNFLGIKEQQLVSSTSLKPGKYTFGMEFNKEKDGEHGESVGTTKLYINDKEMANGSMTTQTGKFTLVGDGLCVGYDSGDPVSKQYSSPGEFEGGTISFVTVNTGKEKYLDLEREAARAFNKE; from the coding sequence ATGAATGAGAAAAGCTTACTTTCAGTTGTAGTGGCAGTATTGTTTTATTGCACTGGCTATGGACAAGTGCCATTCAATGGTGTTGTGAAATTAGATGTTCGAGAATCCACCGCGGATTGGAAACCATTTATTCGCAAAAAAGCCCCCGAAGAAGCACCAAATATTCTTTTTATTCTTTATGACGATACCGGACTGGCAGCCTGGTCTCCTTATGGAGGAAGAATCAATATGCCAACTATGGATAAATTGGCCGCGGATGGTTTAACTTATACGCAATGGCATACTGTAGCGCTTTGTTCTCCAACACGTTCTTGTATCAATACAGGTCGTAATCACAATTTGAATGGAATGGGGTCTATTACAGAGGCCTCAAATGGTTTTCCAGGGTATAGTTGTCAGTTGCCTCCTCAGGCTGCTACGATGGCACAGATTCTTAATGATAACGGATGGAGTACTTTTTGGCTAGGGAAAGACCATAATGTTCCGGAAACGGATCTTTCGGCGGGTGGAAATAAAAGCCAATGGCCATTGCAACAGGGTTATGATCGGTTTTATGGATTTATTGGTGGAGAAACGAACCAATGGTATCCTGATCTTACTGAAGATAATCATGCTATAGAGCAACCGTACGGTCCCGAAAAAGGCTATCATTTATCAAAAGATTTGGCTGATCAGGCTATCAGAATGATTAGTGATCAAAAATCGGCAAATCCATCAAAACCTTGGTTTATGTGGTTTTGTCCGGGAGCGAATCATGCACCTCACCAAGCTCCTAAAGATTATATTGCAAAATACAAAGGGAAGTTTGATGATGGATATGATGCGTATCGCAAATGGGTTTTGCCCCGTATGATTCAAAAAGGAATTCTGCCTGCAGGGACTAAATTGACAGATTTTAATCCGATGCCTAAAGACCAGGAAAATACAGCTGATTTTGTTCGTCCATGGAATACATTGAGTGCCGATGAGAAAAAATTATTTTCGCGTTTATGCGAAGTCTATGCAGCATTCTCAGAATATACAGATGTACAGATAGGGAGAATTATTGACCATTTGAAAGCCACCGGTCAATATGACAATACTGTTATTCTGTATGCTTCTGATAACGGAGCTTCTGGAGAAGGGACACCTAATGGCTCAGTTAATGAGAATAAATTTTTTAATGGTTTTCCAGATGATTTAGCTGAAAATATGAAATTAATTGATGAACTGGGAGGACCAAACACCTATGAGCATTATCCAACGGGATGGGCGGCTGCTTTGTCAACTCCTTTCAAAATGTTTAAAAGGTATTCTAATTATGCAGGAGGAACTGAATGCCCGTTGACTATAACCTGGCCCAAAGGTATAAAAGCCCGAGGGGAAGTTCGTAATCAGTACCATCATGCGGTAGATATTGTTCCGACTATTCTTGATATTTGTGGTGTTGAAATGCCAAAAGTATACAGGGGAGTAGAACAGTATCCTTTATCAGGGGTTTCTATGAGGTACTCTTTTGATGCTAAACCGGATGGCGCAACTCAAAAAAAGGTGCAGTATTACACTATGTTGGGGACACGTGCCATTTGGCAGGATGGCTGGAAAGCTGTTGCTGTTCATTCCCCGCTTAGTGATAAAGGTAAATTTGATCAGGACAAATGGGAATTGTACCATACGGATGTAGATCGATCAGAGTTTGTTGATTTGGCCAAAAAGAATCCAGAAAAATTGGAAGCATTAAAGAAATTATATATGGAAGAAGCATTGAAAAATAATGCTTTACCATTGGATGATCGTGACGCCAAAACACTTTTTTTAATTGAAAGACCAACAGAAGAAGAAGCAAGAGAATCTTACAGTTATTATCCTCATACTAGTGCAGTACCCGAAGCCGTGGCCGTAAGTATAAGGGGCAAATCGTTTAAAATTGTCACAAATGTGGAAATTACAGATGCTAATGCATCGGGAGTGATTTTTGCTCATGGTTCCCGTTTTGGAGGACATACGCTGTTTATCAAAGATCACAAATTGTATTATGTTTATAATTTCCTTGGTATTAAGGAACAACAGTTGGTTTCAAGTACTTCACTTAAACCGGGTAAATACACTTTTGGTATGGAATTTAATAAAGAAAAAGATGGCGAGCATGGAGAGTCTGTAGGAACTACAAAACTATATATAAACGATAAAGAAATGGCAAATGGATCAATGACAACTCAGACCGGTAAGTTTACCCTTGTAGGCGATGGTCTTTGCGTCGGCTATGATAGCGGCGATCCTGTAAGTAAACAATATTCATCACCAGGTGAATTCGAAGGAGGAACTATTTCTTTCGTGACTGTGAATACAGGCAAAGAAAAGTATCTTGATTTGGAACGCGAAGCAGCAAGAGCTTTTAATAAAGAATAA
- a CDS encoding rhodanese-related sulfurtransferase, giving the protein MQLYNTLSAEERAIMIDDAGKQRLTLSFYAYAKIQDPKKFRDDLFIAWNALDALGRIYVANEGINAQMSIPAENLEAFRETLEVYEFMRGIRLNEAVEHDDHSFLKLTIKVRHKIVADGLNDETFDVTDIGVHLKAKEFNEILDDPNTIVVDFRNHYESEVGHFKGAITPDVETFRESLPIINEQLQNHKEDKNLVMYCTGGIRCEKASAYFKHQGFKNVYQLEGGIINYKKQLEEEGLESKFIGKNFVFDNRLGERITDDIISQCHQCGKPCDNHTNCENDGCHLLFIQCDECKAAMENCCSTECLDIINLPLVDQVRLRTGKQVGNKVFRKGKSENLKFKHSGELPNAALAAADTRGEAERSGAKPSDIRQKIKVKKVLLGKAEHYYVKAQVGLFTIENHELNRGDKILISGPTTGNQELVLDKIIVEGAEIETAKIGDKVTFEVPFRIRLSDKVYKILE; this is encoded by the coding sequence ATGCAACTGTACAACACTTTAAGCGCAGAAGAAAGAGCCATCATGATCGATGATGCCGGTAAACAACGACTTACGTTGTCTTTCTATGCGTATGCCAAAATTCAAGATCCCAAAAAATTTCGCGACGATTTATTTATAGCCTGGAACGCACTTGATGCTCTAGGCAGAATTTACGTTGCCAACGAAGGAATAAATGCTCAAATGAGTATTCCTGCCGAAAATTTAGAGGCTTTTAGAGAGACTCTGGAAGTTTATGAATTCATGAGAGGCATACGTTTGAATGAGGCTGTAGAGCATGATGACCATTCATTTTTAAAATTGACTATCAAAGTGCGTCATAAAATTGTTGCTGACGGTTTGAATGACGAAACTTTTGATGTTACTGATATCGGCGTTCACTTGAAAGCCAAGGAATTCAACGAAATTCTTGATGATCCAAATACGATTGTGGTTGATTTTAGAAATCACTACGAAAGCGAAGTTGGCCATTTTAAAGGCGCCATCACTCCAGATGTAGAAACTTTCAGAGAGAGTTTACCAATAATCAACGAACAACTTCAAAACCACAAGGAAGATAAAAATCTGGTAATGTATTGCACAGGTGGAATTCGTTGCGAAAAAGCAAGTGCGTATTTTAAACACCAGGGTTTTAAAAATGTTTATCAGCTGGAAGGTGGTATCATCAATTACAAAAAACAACTTGAAGAAGAAGGTTTAGAAAGTAAATTTATTGGTAAAAACTTCGTGTTTGATAATCGTTTAGGCGAAAGAATTACTGATGATATTATTTCACAATGCCACCAATGTGGAAAACCTTGCGACAATCATACCAATTGTGAAAACGACGGATGTCATTTGTTATTTATTCAATGTGATGAATGTAAAGCTGCAATGGAAAACTGCTGCTCTACAGAATGTCTTGATATTATAAACCTGCCTTTAGTTGATCAGGTACGATTGAGAACTGGAAAACAAGTTGGAAACAAGGTTTTCAGAAAAGGAAAATCAGAAAATCTAAAATTCAAACATTCCGGTGAGCTACCAAATGCTGCTTTGGCTGCGGCTGATACCCGAGGCGAAGCCGAACGGAGCGGAGCTAAACCAAGTGATATTCGTCAAAAAATAAAAGTTAAGAAAGTACTTCTTGGAAAAGCGGAACATTATTATGTAAAAGCACAAGTGGGACTTTTTACTATCGAGAATCACGAACTGAATCGTGGTGATAAAATCTTAATCTCTGGACCAACAACTGGTAACCAAGAATTGGTCCTAGACAAAATAATCGTTGAAGGTGCTGAGATCGAAACCGCTAAGATTGGCGATAAAGTTACTTTTGAAGTTCCTTTCAGAATTAGATTATCGGATAAGGTGTATAAGATTTTGGAATAG
- a CDS encoding penicillin-binding protein 1A gives MAAKKNNTQTKNIDKDVKYYAKKFWKIYFYGLGIIALFFLFASWGLFGSMPSFEDLENPDSNLATEIISSDGVVLGKYFKQNRSALKYSDLPKNLVQALVATEDARFYEHSGIDGRGTLRAIASLGTSGGASTLTQQLAKQLFHGEGSKFLPFRIVQKIKEWIIAIRLERQYTKNEIIAMYCNVYDFGNYSVGVSSAAKTYFSKEPKDLTIDESAILVGMFKNSGLYNPVKNPVGVKNRRNVVLSQMEKANIITEDQKHQLQSLPITLHFKLESHREGTATYFREYLRDYMKKWVEENKKPDGSDYDIYKDGLKIYTTIDSRMQAYAEEAVAAHMANMQEEFFEQSKDNKNAPFVNITEAETQRILNQAMKSSGRWAALKEQEKSDEEIIKSFNEKTKMTVFTWKGERDTIMTPMDSIRYYKHFLQAGVMSMEPQTGNIKVWVGGINYKYFQYDHVGQGARQVGSTFKPFVYATAIEQLNMSPCDSILDGPFMIRTGRHHVTEDWEPRNSDNKYRGMVTLKQALAQSINTISAKLIDKVGPEAVIELTHKLGVKSEIINQPSIALGAVEITVEDMVAAFSTFANQGVYTKPQFLSKIENKSGEVIYEPIPESHDVLNKDIAFAVIKLLEGVTETGSGARLRTQNGGNGDKRWTGYPYMFTNAIAGKTGTSQNQSDGWFMGMVPNLVTGVWVGCEDRSAHFKSLTYGQGAAMALPIWGYFMNKCYDDKALNVSKEDFERPKNLSIKVDCYTPRAAVVKDTTATPEQDTEEFSL, from the coding sequence ATGGCTGCTAAAAAAAACAACACTCAAACAAAAAACATCGATAAAGATGTGAAATATTATGCCAAGAAATTTTGGAAGATTTACTTTTATGGATTGGGAATAATTGCTTTATTTTTCCTATTTGCTTCTTGGGGGCTTTTTGGATCCATGCCATCTTTTGAAGATTTAGAAAATCCGGATTCAAATTTGGCCACGGAGATCATCTCTTCAGACGGGGTCGTTTTGGGTAAATATTTCAAACAAAATCGTTCTGCATTAAAATACTCTGATTTACCAAAAAATTTGGTTCAAGCCTTGGTAGCTACTGAGGATGCTCGTTTTTACGAACACTCAGGAATTGACGGAAGAGGAACCCTAAGAGCCATTGCTAGTTTGGGAACAAGCGGAGGGGCAAGTACATTAACCCAACAATTGGCCAAGCAATTATTTCACGGAGAAGGATCTAAGTTTTTGCCTTTCCGAATTGTGCAAAAAATTAAAGAATGGATTATTGCCATTCGATTAGAGAGACAGTATACGAAAAACGAAATCATCGCCATGTATTGCAATGTGTATGATTTTGGGAACTACTCTGTAGGGGTTAGCTCTGCGGCAAAAACCTATTTTTCTAAAGAGCCAAAAGATTTAACTATAGATGAATCGGCTATTTTAGTGGGTATGTTCAAAAATTCAGGACTTTATAATCCAGTTAAAAATCCAGTTGGAGTAAAAAACCGTAGAAATGTGGTGCTTTCACAAATGGAAAAAGCTAATATTATTACTGAAGATCAAAAGCATCAATTACAAAGTTTGCCTATTACACTGCATTTCAAACTAGAAAGTCATAGAGAAGGAACAGCAACTTACTTTAGAGAATATTTGCGTGATTACATGAAAAAATGGGTAGAAGAAAACAAAAAACCCGACGGATCTGATTACGATATCTACAAAGACGGTCTTAAAATCTACACGACTATCGATTCAAGAATGCAAGCTTATGCAGAAGAAGCTGTTGCTGCTCATATGGCAAACATGCAGGAAGAATTTTTTGAACAGTCTAAAGACAATAAAAATGCTCCTTTTGTAAATATTACTGAAGCAGAAACGCAACGTATTTTGAATCAGGCCATGAAATCATCTGGTCGATGGGCAGCTTTGAAAGAGCAAGAGAAAAGTGATGAGGAAATCATCAAATCATTCAATGAAAAAACAAAAATGACGGTTTTCACTTGGAAAGGTGAGAGAGACACCATCATGACCCCAATGGATTCCATTCGTTATTACAAGCATTTTTTACAAGCAGGAGTAATGTCCATGGAACCACAAACGGGTAATATAAAAGTTTGGGTTGGAGGGATCAACTACAAATATTTTCAATATGATCACGTAGGACAAGGTGCTAGACAAGTAGGTTCTACCTTTAAGCCGTTTGTTTATGCTACGGCAATCGAACAATTGAACATGTCACCTTGTGATTCTATACTTGATGGACCTTTTATGATTAGAACAGGGCGTCATCATGTAACTGAAGACTGGGAACCTAGAAACTCGGATAACAAATACCGCGGAATGGTGACCTTAAAACAAGCTTTGGCTCAATCTATAAATACCATTTCGGCAAAATTAATAGACAAAGTAGGTCCTGAAGCCGTAATAGAATTAACTCATAAATTGGGAGTAAAATCAGAAATTATCAATCAGCCTTCTATTGCTTTGGGAGCGGTTGAAATAACGGTAGAAGACATGGTGGCCGCTTTTAGTACATTTGCCAACCAAGGAGTTTATACAAAGCCTCAATTTTTATCAAAAATTGAAAACAAAAGTGGTGAAGTAATCTACGAACCAATTCCAGAATCTCATGATGTTTTGAACAAAGACATCGCATTTGCGGTAATTAAATTATTAGAAGGTGTAACCGAAACTGGTTCTGGAGCTAGATTGAGAACTCAAAACGGAGGAAACGGAGACAAACGCTGGACAGGATATCCATATATGTTTACCAATGCAATAGCAGGTAAAACAGGAACTTCTCAAAATCAATCAGATGGTTGGTTTATGGGAATGGTACCTAACCTTGTAACAGGAGTTTGGGTAGGTTGTGAAGATCGTTCGGCACATTTTAAAAGCCTTACTTATGGACAAGGAGCCGCAATGGCATTACCTATCTGGGGGTATTTTATGAATAAGTGCTATGATGACAAAGCCTTGAACGTATCTAAAGAAGATTTTGAAAGACCAAAGAATCTTTCTATCAAAGTAGATTGTTACACACCAAGAGCAGCAGTAGTCAAAGATACCACCGCAACTCCAGAACAGGATACTGAAGAATTTTCATTGTAA